In Dehalococcoidales bacterium, the genomic stretch GTTCTCCTTTATCTTCGACGCGGTGGCAAGTGCTCTTTCAAGGAATGCAAGCCCTTGCTAACCGACAAAGGCATTTACGTTTCTACTGAACTGGGTAAAAACGGTGAGAACATTTGGTACGCGCTCACCACCCCGCTTCTCGGGGGAAAGAAAGTACTGTTTCCTATCCCAACGATCAGCAAAGCGGATGTCATTTTCCTCAAAACCTTGGTCGAGAACGGGGAGTTCAAACCTATCATCGACCGGGAGTATCCTTTGGACGATATTTTAGAAGCATACCGGTACGTGGAAACAGGGCAAAAAACGGGCAACGTGATTTTAAAAATCTCGTGAATTCCCGTTTTTTTTTGC encodes the following:
- a CDS encoding zinc-binding dehydrogenase, with product MLTDKGIYVSTELGKNGENIWYALTTPLLGGKKVLFPIPTISKADVIFLKTLVENGEFKPIIDREYPLDDILEAYRYVETGQKTGNVILKIS